The genomic interval TGTAATCCCCGCCTACCATCCGGTTGACGCTCAAAATAAGGAGAAATGAACAGCCCTGACTGGATACCTGCCTTCGCAGGTAGGACATTGAAGGGCAAACTGTAAACTAAAATGCAGTCTTTTTGAGAAGAAAAATTAAAACAGATTGGGGAAAAAGCGTTCTCTGTTTTGGGGCATTTTTAGCTAAATGAAATGCGTTGACAGACTCTCGATCGCATCAGAATCTTTCATGATATATTCAATCAACGATAACAGATAAACAATCTCCCTGCTCATCTCTTTCATCTCAGAATAATACCATTCCGCCTGCTGATCCTCGTTTTTCCTGAGAGCCTCCACCGTATTTTGGGCCACTTCATGAAAAAACACATGCAACTCATCCAGTTTTTTAATCTCTTGGATTGAATTGTAATGTTGTGCTTGGAGATTTTTAGTCCAAAACCCGAGATCGCACTCAGTTGCTGTTGCCAGCGATGTGTGTCGTCCTCGATTTTTGAAGGCGGAAGGCATATTTTCTGTCCATTGCACATGCTTCAATCGCACATGACTGACCTGAAGTGGACTACCAAGGTTCTGTTCCGGATCACGCTGAGTCTTGGTGTTCATGAGATAATCCAGCAAAGAACTCAAGGGATGCGACATCTTTTCCTGGCGCTCCTGCATTTGCGTTGAGGCAAGTTCCAATTCTGTCAAAAGATAGATAATCTCCCGACTTACTTCAGTCAGACTTTCCAGCTTCAGATTGATTTCCTCCGTGGTTTTATCCGTCCGGTTTGACATAAGTTCGGAAACTTTGTCATGAAACTGAGTATGAACAGAATCCAGCCGTTGAACCGCGTCAAACTGATGAAACTTTTTCAATCCTGAAGCCTTCAACCATAAACCCAAATCGCATTCCATATGGTTATCGACAGGAGAAAGTGTCTCCTCATTTGTCAGTGCCTGTTTCAAATCAAACATCCATTTCAAATGCAGGATTCTGGCAATATTCACATCGAGAGTTTCACTATTTTTTCGCATAGACCGATTCTCCATTCAACTTCACAAAAGTAATTTCAAAATTTCCCTGAGATTCTCACAACCGGGCTATGGCCCACAACTGCTTTCCCATACACTCATAAATTTTCATAATCAAGAGTAGTTTTTATCTCAGTTCAATTGACTTATTCCTGATGATCTTATATGTGAAGCTGGTGATCTGATTGTTAACAATTTTGCATTAATTTATGAACGTGAACCAAACATGGGACTCTTGATGGAAAAACAACCGGTTCTATTAATCATAGATGATGAGCCAGACCTTTGGGAGACGATCAAAAACGCTCTCAAGCGGGAAGCCTATGAACTGGTATTTGCTCAAAATGGAAAGCAGGGTCTTGAGCTTTTTCATGAAAGAACTCCCAGCCTCATTCTATTGGATTTACGCATGCCGGGCATGAACGGCCTGGAGTTTCTGCAAACCATCAAACCAGAACCCTCTGATCCATATTTTGTTTATGTTTTGACAGGACATGGAAACAATGAAGATGTTAAAGCTTGTTATGCGGCAGGAGCTCACGGGTTTTTACGTAAACCTTTCAACATCCATGAGCTTCGTGGAGTCTTGAAACGAAGCATTCAGCTCATTAAAAACAGGGAATTAAGTTCTAACAACAAAGATGCTTACGTCGATTTTATTGTAAACAGCTCCAACTGTCGTACACCGGAACAATTAACTGAAACCTTCTTCGAAGCTGTCAAACGCCTTTATTTTGAAAACTGGGGTTCACTCAACGTTTCAATCCTTACCAGGAATGAGGGGAGCGTTTTTGGACTTTCAGACCAAACCTCAGTTGTGAAAGATGGTGCCGCACTTGAGCGGACAGACTTAAATTCTGTCACGAACCTGAGTGCCTTGGAACAGAAAATATTAAAAAAAACATTGAATGAATATACGGTTGAAACCAAAGAAGGTCAGGCAAAGGATGCACCCACAGTCCATGCCGCCTGGGCAATTTTCTGGGAACTGGAGGGGGATCCTGCTGATTCAAGTGGGCTGGCGGTCCTCATACGCAATTATCCATCGCTTGAATGTTCTGATGAAACTCAGTTGGCAACGAGGAAAAATATCAGGGAAGACATTGAGAATGCTGTGGCCAAGATGCTTGAACGGGTTTCTGAAGTTATGGAAAAACTCAACACCCAAAGAAAGCTGAAAGAAACCAATGCTTTGCTGGAAAAACAAAAAACCGAACTTGAACATGAACGGGAAACAACTAAAAAGATTGTGCTTTTCTCTGTGCAGGAATTTCAGGTCATCTTTGAGGACAGCAATGACAATCAGGAAAAACAGATGGAACTTTGGGAAAACGCGCTCGCCTCTGTTAAAGAATCCTTCAATAAAGCCCTTGAGGCCACTGAAAATACGGTTAGAAGTCGAAATCAACAAATTTCAATGTGGAGGGATTCTGTGGATCAAGTGACCCGGTCCTTCACACAGGCAATGTCCTGTTTCACCGAATTGCAACCCGGCCAGCAGACCTTTCTGACGAATCTGAATAAACTGAAATCCCTTTACAGTGACACGGATTTGAATGAAAAACTAACACCCGGACAAATGAGTCATACCGACGTGTCGGGCCAACAGGAAAACGTTGATGACCTGCTGGCCTCCTTAGGCTTGTGAAACTCAGCGTCCGGAAACCCGATCAAAAGTTTCCACCTGTGCAGGTGGTTTGAAAATGAGCCACCAAGAACGCTAAGAACACGAAAAAAAGGTTTTTTATATAAATGAAGTCCTCCGTGAAACCCTGATTTTCAAGTTTTCCGGTGTATATTCCCTTTTTTACTTTGTGTTCTTCGTGTACTTCGTGGCTGAAAAAGTACCTGCACAGCTCGATGTTATTTATTGAACGTTTCTTAGCCGGATAATACATCTTCAGAAAATAAAATGAAAAAACTGCCACTCATTTTGATCATTGACGATGAAACCGATATTTGGGATGTGATTTCGCACGCCCTCAAACGGGAGTCTGTTGAGTTGATCTTCGCGAAAAACGGGAAGGAAGGCCTGGAACTTTTTTATGAACGGAAGCCCCTTGTGGTGCTTCTTGATCTGCGCATGCCTGTCATGAACGGAATGCGCTTTCTGGAAACGCTCCAACCCAAACATTCAGACCCTTATTCTGTGCTGGTTTTAACCGGTCATGGGGACGATGAAGAAGTAAAAATCTGTTACCAATCGGGCGTTCATGGATTTCTGCGTAAACCAATCAATGTGTTTGAACTTCGTGGACTGCTCCTGCAGACGATTGAACTGAAACAGGCACAGGTTGATTTAAAAAATCAGTTTGAACAACTCCGGCAACTCCAGCTTGAGAAAGATCAGGAATCGCATCGGTTAGCCGATGAACAAGACATTTCCGGTTTTTTCAGCTCTGTGTTTTATCTGTTTGTTCTGGCCAACCTGGAAGAACGGTCGGTGGATGAAATTCTCGAATCCGCTGAAGACTTTTTAAAAAATGAGATGAAGCTCGATGTCGTATTGATGCTGGACTCCGAAAAATCTAACAGTGTTTTTCAGGAAGGAGAACAGGAGCTTTTGCTAAGGGCTGTCATTTCCGGAGAATCCATCACTCGTCTGGAACAGGCCTTCATCTGCTATGTCCCGCCGTTGGCTGTTCTGGTGAGAGATCAAGTCAATATTGATCAGGATAAAATTCAGACTTTCGTTTCAGCGGCCGCGTCACGACTGCTCTTCGCCATTGCGGAAGAAAACAAACGTATCATGAACAGAATCCTGGAAGAGGCCATTTTCATGGTCAATTCCAGGGGGAAAATCGAGCCGGGTTTCAGTGATGTGTGTTTATCCATGTTTCAAATCAAAGATCGGGAGCAGTTTATTGAAATGCTTCCCGGTGAATTGTTGTTCGGGAAAAACGCTAAAGCGGAACAATTCTTTGAATGGCTTCAGTTATGTTATAACAGTTTTCTGGATTTTGATGATTTGGTGGCTGTTCAACCCTCTGAACTTCTTACTGAAGAGGGCAGATGCTTAAGTTTGAAAATGAGTCCGGTCTATAATAATGATCGACAACTGCATTTCATTTTGTTCAAATTGACTGACATCACTGAACAAAAACTTCAACGTGCCAAAGTCACGGAAGAGGAAGAACACAATGCGATGATCATCAAAGTCGCCTCCGATCAGGAAGGCTTTCTCCAGTTACTGGATGAGGTGGAGATGTTATTTCTGGAAATTTACGGGGAATTGAGCCTGCCTGAGGAGGAACTCAATATCCAGAAACTGTTTCGCTATTTTCACACTCTCAAAGGCGGAACAGCCAGTTACGGCATGAAACGTGTCGCCGCCGCGTTCCATGAACTTGAAAATCAACTGACCCTCTTTCAGGATTCCTTTCAGTCTATTGATCTAATATTCATTTCCCAAATGCTCAACAACACCAACGAAGTTCAGGCGCTTTACAACCAGACCCTGGAATACCTCAACGCCTTTATCCCTCAGGCTCCCGGCAAATCCCGCGAAAAAAACTATAAGGTTTCTGAATTAAAAGTTAAAAAGGTTGAAGAGGCCGCCGCCAGAATTCTGCCGATTCCCCTGTTACAACCGATACTGATCGAAGTGGATCGTTTGCGGATGGAACCGATTGGCTCACGCTTCAAAAGACTGGTCTTCATGGTGGAAGAACTTTCCACCCGTTTCAATAAACTGGTGGAAGTCAAACTTGTCGGGACAGACCTCGAAGTTCATATAGAGCCCCTGAGATACTTTTTGGGAACCCTGGTCCATTTGATCCGGAATTGTGTGGATCATGGGATTGAAGAACCGGAAACGAGAATCCGCAACGGTAAACCCGAAACCGGCACAATCACCATTAAAACCTTTAAAGAAGGAAATCTCTTAAAAATTTCGATTGCGGATGATGGAAAAGGGATTGATGTCAGAACCCTTGCGAGAATCGCTCTGGAAAAAAAGTTGATGAACGAAGAAGCCCTCGAAGCCGCCACAGAACAGGACTTGCTACAACTCATTTTCGCAGCTGGTTTTTCTACAAAAGAGGAAATTTCGGATATTTCCGGACGTGGTGTGGGAATGGGCGCCATCAAGAGCGCTGTGGAGGCTCTGCGAGGGTCCATCAGCATCATCAGCACGTTGGGCGAAGGAACAACCTTCGAAATTGCTATCCCCCATTTTTAATCAGGAAAAGATGGAACATCTGGAAAAACTGAAAATTCTGGTACTCGATGATGAAACCGATCTCTGGGAAACCATTCAGGATGCTTTGAAACGGGAACCTTATGAATTACACTTTGCCAAAAATGGCAGGGAAGGGTTAGAGCGTTTTTATGAAGTGAAACCCATCGCTGTCCTGCTTGACTTACGCATGCCCGTCATGGACGGTTTCGCCTTTCTGGACAAGCTTCGTCCAAACCGGGAAGATCCGTATTTTGTTCTTGTCCTCTCGGGTCATGGGGATGATGACGATGTGAAAGCCGCTTATCAGTTGGGCGCGCAGGGATTCCTTCGCAAGCCGTTCAATGTGTTTGAACTCCGGGGAATCCTCAAACAAAATATTGACTTAAAACAAACGCAAAACCATTCAAAACAGGAATTACAGCGTCTCTATCAGGAACAATTACAGGAAGCCGCCCGCCTGAAAGCCGAGCAGGAAATATCGGCCTTTTTCAGTTCGGTGTTCTATTTTGTGCTGGAAAATCTCGAGGAGAGGTCCCCTGAAGAAATATTGGCCTCCATTGAAAGTTTCCTGCGGGATGAAATGCGTCTGGATGTCGCGGTAATTCTGGATTCCCGACAACAACTGAACAGCTTCAATACCGTGGAAAAAGAACTACTGCTCAATGCGGAAGCGGAAGGAGAACTGATTTTTCGGGAAGGCGGTTATCTCATCTGCCTGATACGCCCCCTGTATGTCCTGATCAGAAATCCGCCGGATGATTTCGACCAGGACAAACTCCACACCTTTGTTTCTACCGCGGCGTCACGCCTGGGTTTCGCGATTGCCCAGGACAGCAAACGGATCATGCATGAGGTGTTTGAAGAAGCCGTACTCTTGATCAACAGTCTCGGAGAGATTGAACCCGGCTTCACTGATATTTGTTTGAAGTTGTTCCATATTGCCGATAAGGCCACGTTTCTGCAAACAACACCGGGAACCCTGATGTATGGAAACACCCCTGACGCGGAACACTTTCAGGAATGGATTCGCTTATGTTTTGAGGGGGCGCTGGATTTTTCGGACATGCGTGCGTTGCAACCGACAGAAATGAAATCCCCGGACCACAAAATTCTGGAGATAGAGATGATCCCTATCCGTGATAAGGATCAGAGTTTGAAATTTATATTGATAAAATTTAAAGACGTCACCGCCTTGCGTGAACAGCAGGTTGAACTTGAACACCAGCAACATGTGCAGTTAGCAACCCTGAAAGTCATCAAAAATCGATCAGCATTCCTGAATTATTATCGCCTGGTGATGGATAGTTTTTCCAGTCAGGACGCAATCTTATCGGTTCCGCATACTGATCTGATTCGTTCGTTACATACCGCAAAAGGGATGTCAGGTGTCTTTTACCTGAAAGGCATCCAGCAAAAATGTCATGATGCCGAAACCCTGTTAAAACTTGAACCGACACTTTCACCGGGAAGTTCTGTGATCGAATTGATCCAATCCATTGCTGACTGGCTTCAGGATTTCATCAACAAAGAGGTTTTACACTGGGTTCTGGGGGAAGATGACCGGTCCTTCACCGTTGACAAAAACTGGTTTTTACATATCCAGCGTCAGTTTCAGGTTCAAACGGATTTCACGCAGAACAGGGTTCAGCATCTTCTGCGGCAAATCACCTTCATCCCGTTGATATCTCTGTTCAAGCATTTTGAAACGGTTCTGCAGGATTTGGCAGTGGCTCGGGGTAAAAGTCTGTACCCTCTCATGATCAATGACGATTCCGGCATTTTTGTACCACCGAAGGTATTGGATAACTTAATAAACTCCATGAGTCATCTCTTTCGCAATGCGGTCGATCATGGCATAGAAACCACTGAGACCAGGACCATGCTGGATAAAAATGAAATGGGTCGTATTGATCTTCATTTAGAAAGTGATGCGACTCACCTGATCATCCGGGTTTCAGATGATGGACAAGGCATTGATCAAAACAAACTGTTGAAGCATGCCGTCTCAAAAAACCTGATTTCGGCTGAAAAAGCCACAACGCTGAACAACGATGAAATCCGGCATCTGGTTTTTTGGGATGGCCTATCCACAAAAGAAGAAGTTGATCTGGTGAGCGGTCGAGGTGTCGGGATGAGTGATGTGAGAGCCTCATGCAGGGAACTTGGCGGCACCATTGATTATCAAACCGGGATTGGTAAAGGAACCATCTGGACCATCGCTCTGCCCCTGGAACGTATTTATGGCGAACTGGTTCCGCCTGAATACTATGCGTTGAACATTGTTGAATCTGTCCCTGAAAAGTCGGGGGTTGGTCCTGTTTTCTGTCACAAATTGTAGGGGCGAACCTGTGTGTTCGAACTGATACCAATGTCGTCAACTTAAGGCGTTCTTCGCCGTGGAATCCCCTTTTCAAAGGGGTCATGGGGGATTTAAAGCTCAGAATAACATCCCACTAACCCCCTTGAACCAAGGGGAATTGGTGCCAGCGCCTTCACAATGTCGTCAACTTAAGGCGTTCTTCGCCGTGGAATCCCCCTTTTCAAAGGGGTCATGGGGGATTTAAAGCTCAGAATAACATCCCCCGCCCCAGCACCCTTAAACCAAGGGGGAATTGGTGCCAGCACCT from SAR324 cluster bacterium carries:
- a CDS encoding CZB domain-containing protein, with protein sequence MRKNSETLDVNIARILHLKWMFDLKQALTNEETLSPVDNHMECDLGLWLKASGLKKFHQFDAVQRLDSVHTQFHDKVSELMSNRTDKTTEEINLKLESLTEVSREIIYLLTELELASTQMQERQEKMSHPLSSLLDYLMNTKTQRDPEQNLGSPLQVSHVRLKHVQWTENMPSAFKNRGRHTSLATATECDLGFWTKNLQAQHYNSIQEIKKLDELHVFFHEVAQNTVEALRKNEDQQAEWYYSEMKEMSREIVYLLSLIEYIMKDSDAIESLSTHFI
- a CDS encoding response regulator, producing MEKQPVLLIIDDEPDLWETIKNALKREAYELVFAQNGKQGLELFHERTPSLILLDLRMPGMNGLEFLQTIKPEPSDPYFVYVLTGHGNNEDVKACYAAGAHGFLRKPFNIHELRGVLKRSIQLIKNRELSSNNKDAYVDFIVNSSNCRTPEQLTETFFEAVKRLYFENWGSLNVSILTRNEGSVFGLSDQTSVVKDGAALERTDLNSVTNLSALEQKILKKTLNEYTVETKEGQAKDAPTVHAAWAIFWELEGDPADSSGLAVLIRNYPSLECSDETQLATRKNIREDIENAVAKMLERVSEVMEKLNTQRKLKETNALLEKQKTELEHERETTKKIVLFSVQEFQVIFEDSNDNQEKQMELWENALASVKESFNKALEATENTVRSRNQQISMWRDSVDQVTRSFTQAMSCFTELQPGQQTFLTNLNKLKSLYSDTDLNEKLTPGQMSHTDVSGQQENVDDLLASLGL
- a CDS encoding response regulator, encoding MKKLPLILIIDDETDIWDVISHALKRESVELIFAKNGKEGLELFYERKPLVVLLDLRMPVMNGMRFLETLQPKHSDPYSVLVLTGHGDDEEVKICYQSGVHGFLRKPINVFELRGLLLQTIELKQAQVDLKNQFEQLRQLQLEKDQESHRLADEQDISGFFSSVFYLFVLANLEERSVDEILESAEDFLKNEMKLDVVLMLDSEKSNSVFQEGEQELLLRAVISGESITRLEQAFICYVPPLAVLVRDQVNIDQDKIQTFVSAAASRLLFAIAEENKRIMNRILEEAIFMVNSRGKIEPGFSDVCLSMFQIKDREQFIEMLPGELLFGKNAKAEQFFEWLQLCYNSFLDFDDLVAVQPSELLTEEGRCLSLKMSPVYNNDRQLHFILFKLTDITEQKLQRAKVTEEEEHNAMIIKVASDQEGFLQLLDEVEMLFLEIYGELSLPEEELNIQKLFRYFHTLKGGTASYGMKRVAAAFHELENQLTLFQDSFQSIDLIFISQMLNNTNEVQALYNQTLEYLNAFIPQAPGKSREKNYKVSELKVKKVEEAAARILPIPLLQPILIEVDRLRMEPIGSRFKRLVFMVEELSTRFNKLVEVKLVGTDLEVHIEPLRYFLGTLVHLIRNCVDHGIEEPETRIRNGKPETGTITIKTFKEGNLLKISIADDGKGIDVRTLARIALEKKLMNEEALEAATEQDLLQLIFAAGFSTKEEISDISGRGVGMGAIKSAVEALRGSISIISTLGEGTTFEIAIPHF
- a CDS encoding response regulator; this translates as MEHLEKLKILVLDDETDLWETIQDALKREPYELHFAKNGREGLERFYEVKPIAVLLDLRMPVMDGFAFLDKLRPNREDPYFVLVLSGHGDDDDVKAAYQLGAQGFLRKPFNVFELRGILKQNIDLKQTQNHSKQELQRLYQEQLQEAARLKAEQEISAFFSSVFYFVLENLEERSPEEILASIESFLRDEMRLDVAVILDSRQQLNSFNTVEKELLLNAEAEGELIFREGGYLICLIRPLYVLIRNPPDDFDQDKLHTFVSTAASRLGFAIAQDSKRIMHEVFEEAVLLINSLGEIEPGFTDICLKLFHIADKATFLQTTPGTLMYGNTPDAEHFQEWIRLCFEGALDFSDMRALQPTEMKSPDHKILEIEMIPIRDKDQSLKFILIKFKDVTALREQQVELEHQQHVQLATLKVIKNRSAFLNYYRLVMDSFSSQDAILSVPHTDLIRSLHTAKGMSGVFYLKGIQQKCHDAETLLKLEPTLSPGSSVIELIQSIADWLQDFINKEVLHWVLGEDDRSFTVDKNWFLHIQRQFQVQTDFTQNRVQHLLRQITFIPLISLFKHFETVLQDLAVARGKSLYPLMINDDSGIFVPPKVLDNLINSMSHLFRNAVDHGIETTETRTMLDKNEMGRIDLHLESDATHLIIRVSDDGQGIDQNKLLKHAVSKNLISAEKATTLNNDEIRHLVFWDGLSTKEEVDLVSGRGVGMSDVRASCRELGGTIDYQTGIGKGTIWTIALPLERIYGELVPPEYYALNIVESVPEKSGVGPVFCHKL